Below is a window of Quercus robur chromosome 6, dhQueRobu3.1, whole genome shotgun sequence DNA.
AGATCTTATTGAAGGCCTGCTCACACAGATTGAAGAACATTGGACTGTTGCTGATATGCATCAAAATGGAACTTGGAAATgggaaaaaatttcctttgagTTACTGAGGCAGATTGTAGATAGAATTCAAGCCATACATATCCAGGCTTTTGGTGATAAGGAAGATTCCTTGATGTGGAAACTCTTTCCTGATGGGGAGTTTAATGTGGCATCGGCTTATCTCTTAGCCATTGCGGATTTGCCTAAGCCCCTTCCTTTCACAGACTGTTGGTTTTGGAAGTTGGACACGTTACCAAAAATCAAACACTTCTTTTGGCTGTGTAACCATAGGAGTGTTCCGGTGAAGCAAGTCATCAAGGAAAGAGGCATCAATTGTAACGATCTCTGCCCTTTGTGTTCTGTGTAGGAAGAGACAATATTACATGTACTAAGAGACTGCCCAGCTGCTAGGAGGTTTTGGCTGAGCATGGGAGTGCCTCAAGCTCTAAATGATTTCCTTTCTCTTGATCTAATGGGCTGGTTGAAACATAACTGCTTGTGCAGTAGCAGAATACATGCTAATGGCCTTCCCTAGAACGCCCAATTTCCTTTTGCTGTGTGGCtgttatggaaacagagaaacaaggcaatttttgaaaactcccCACTCAACCCGAAGCTAAAAAACCTTTGCATTCAGACTACAAGAGAATATTTCTATTGTGTTAGCAAAGGCCAGAAAATAAAGCGACAAATTTCTATTCAAGTGCGATGGAACAAACCGCCAATGGGCTAGTTTAAATTGAATACCGATGGTGCTTCTTTTGGCAATCCGGGCAAGGCGGGTGGGGGTGGTCTTATACGTGATCATCATGGGAGTTGGGTAAAAGGCTACATGAGGAATATTGGGTTTACATCCAACATTATAGCTGAGTTTTGGGCTTTAAAAGATGGTCTGATGCTTGCTTCCCAACTAGGCATCACCCAACTGCTTGTGAAGCTGGATGCCAAAGTAGTTGTAGACCTGATGCTTTCTTCAAAATCCTTCAATAACTCCTATTCTGCTCTACTCAATGACTGCAGGTACCTTCTTCGCCATTTCAGCCAAATCAGGATCAGCCATGTTTACCGGGAAGCGAATAGATGCGTCGATCATCTCGCAAAAGGAGGCTGCAACATGATAGGGACTTTTGTAGTTTTAGATGCTCCTAACTCGGATGAGCTTTGTATCAAATTAGAATATGATGCTTATGGTTTGTACTCTTTAAGGCTTTTAGCCAATACTTCGCCTTTTATGGCTAGCTAATCAATGCATATCATCcttttcaatcaaaaaaaaaaaatgtttaacttctttttatatttatatttatttatttattttacgtGAGTGGATACGAATGCAGATTCCGAGAAGATTAAAAAGTTGAGGACGTTAACCAACCAAAATCATGCACTAAGTGTGCGTTTAGCATGCTTAATTTtgtcagtttattttattaattaatttatttttgttattatttataggtcctattgcattttttggtattatttatagatcttactgtactatttcaactaaattttacctttaactatagtactttcaacaaaaaaattttaatttcaacaaaataaacagataTCAAACCgatctaaattataataatattaataataatgcGAAACTGGAAGtgctaaaaaaaagttaaagtcaataatgataattaaaaatgaaaattacccAGCTCCAGCAAAGAAAGAGAGTGGAATCATCATCTGCCAGCTACTAATGGACATGCTGccaattgagagaaaaaaaaaaaagaagtcaaagaTAAATAAAGAGTTGGGATGATTTGACATGCATGTGAATTCTTCCACAAAAGTTTGAGCCGAATTCAATACGaaatacatatttatatatatatatatatattttttttttggggaaattacAAAGCAAACAATCTAGTCGATCCTTTCCATGTCGGCTACCGACATTTCACAAAAGAGCAACGATACGTCTATAATATGATATTGGTTTTAATAGGAGCACACTTCTGAAATCATTGTTCTGCTAAAGTTTGGCGCTTCTtctatttattataaaattattatgaaaatatgacaaaagaatgcatttttttggtttgtaaaaGAATGCATTTTAAGTGTGCATAATGTACATGTTCACTGTGCCCAATAATAGTATCAAATGCAATATACAGTTGCAGACCAGATGGATAAAGCATCCAGATCAATCTCTGCATTATTAAGGCTTCCAGTGATCAATATCAATATTCTGTAGTACCAGTTCTCCAAGCtgttaaagaaaaagagaaaggagaagaagaagaagaagggaaattcattaataataataattcatgatCAATTAATTGAAAGGCCGTTAGGTTATTAAAGGAGCTAGCGATGTAAATTAGTAGGATGTATTGGTGAGGAAGAGAGTATACCAAATCATGACCCCAGAAGCAGCAGAGAGCTTAGTGAACTCCCAGAGACCTGAAAATGCTTCAATTGAGAAACCATTCCAAGTCAAAGGGCACCCaccaaatagtgtataaaacaacAACCCCAACCCTAAGAGCCACCAAGAAAAACTCAAAGTTGCAGCAGTACCAATCACTCCAAGTTTGAACACATACACAAACAACCAACTTATAATCACATGCACCACAAGCACTACCAAAGACACCCATGCAATAACCCCAGTCTTAAGCTGGCATTGCAAGAATCtctgcaagggaaaaagaaaccCCAAGCAAAAGTGAAGTGGTATAACCCACATGGCCACTACCCCAGTTAAATCAGCAACATTTGAAGGTTGTCCCATGAACTTCAAGATTGGAGAGGTGTATAGGAACAAAGGCAGTATTAGAACGcagcaaagaaacaaaataatccATGAACGTTGCAAGTATACACCTAACATGTAATGCTTTTGGGCTCCAAAAGCTTGACCACATAGAGTTTCTAGTGCACTTGCCATTCCCaactgaaataaaataaatatgaaaataaatacagaatataaaaaataaaataaaaaataaaaaagagagaaagagagaaatctTGAGAGAGATTTCATAACACAAAAGGATAGGTTAGAGGGAGAAAAGATGAACTACCAAAAGACCAAAGTCGAAGCCAATGATGACATTATAAGCAAGTGAGATAGCAGCTAGCTCAAGATCACCCAAATGGCCAGCAAAGATTTGGGTGATTAATATCATGGAGAAGTTGGTGGCACGGAAGAAGATTGCAGGGCCAACTATGTGCCATAGTTTCTTGGATTCAAACCAAACCCTCTGCACAAGGTCATGACAATCATGACCATCTTCGTTGTTATTTGATTGAATGGTTGAACATAGATCATCTAGTAAGGGaacctttgattcctcaatagCACTGCTATTTGgcattctaaattttttattcggGACTCTTTTGTGACCTGTGATTTGAGAGAGCCGAAAGGATAGAAGTACAGAGCCACTTGTTTTGTTGAGGAGATATCACATGAAAATACTATTTATACTGTGAATTTTAGAATAGATGAAGAGCTATGGTGGTACAACTTGTGACATAATTTATGCCACAACTCGCCCATGTagtaagttgtgattggtggagGTGCATTAGTCATAAATGAAACTGAAGTACGGTTAAATGCTTTATATACAATATTAATTTTACTTTCGCTAATTAGTGATTGAGGGCACCGTTTGGATAatattaaacattaaaaattttgttacaaCTATCATATGTGACAGATTGTGAATAACTTATCACTTTCACATGCGCCTATTATTTATACAGCTTATAATCTGTCATGTGGACAATTACGACAAAACTTTCAGTAATATTTGTGTTTCTAGAATTTTTGCTATTAAACACACTGACAATACGATAAAGACAATCAAAGCTCACGGGAAGAGAACCACTTTTACTTTGTTACTCATTTTCATCATTGATTTCTCTCTGAATTTCAATAACCTTAACACTCGGCTGCTGCGTCACACAAGATGGATGCCCACCTCCCCTATATCATATTTGCTCTATAATAAGTCACTTATCTTGGCCGAGCACGTTGAAGTTACGTGGTTACAAGGAAAAGGACCTATCTCTATAATTAACATGATTGTTTAGCTATGAAAGCACATGTATTATGAAACAAAGATTTAGACATCCGAATCGGCGTTCATGTGAGTGCCTAGGACTAGGAGTActaataacattattttatttgtgatgTTCCATATCTGTGATTCGAAGTTtcaaaccatatatatatatatatatattatttgttctctctctctctcaacttatATGAGAAACTTTACTAATCCAATGCAAACAATTTAGACCCCAAACTTTACCTGATTTTACAGCTTAGTCAATTTTAAGCTAACTAATGGAATTAAGCCCAATTGTTTAAGTGACTAGCCAATAGACATAAGCATGCATGGATAAACATAAAATCAATCACAATCACATAGAATCAACCACCCACAAGAACACTAAACACCAAAgtacttacaaaaaagaaaatccaagaaTTGGGCGAAAAAAACCCTTTGGGGCATTATAGCACCAAACAATGCACTACTGAGAATAGTTGCAATACATATTACTTATAAAACCCTCCAAGCTATGTAGTTACTATATATGTACTCGAGCATTTGGCTCCTACAAGCAACTAATTCCTCAATCCTATCTTCTCACTAGCCTCTGAATCCACAATTAATTGAGCCTCCAATTGCAATCTCCAAGTTTCCTAGGCAAGTTTGGGCTTGCTCCAATTGTTCCCATGCTCCAATTAACGCTAAAACTTTGAAGGTAGTAATGGGTGTGATGGTTTCAATCTCTTCTCATAAATTTGGCAATTAAAGAAGAAGAGGGTGAAGAGATTGATGAGGGTTTAAACGCTCTAAGGTTTGTTTATGGGTTCTCTCTAATTCTTTATATGGGAATTGGGTGAGTAAATTCGTGGGAAATGGGATCTTGAATAGTGAGTGTGAGATTTGGAATAGCCGagaaaaaatagcaaaattgtCTCAGGTTCCATCAAGTTTGTACGAGCGAAGAATCGTACAAGGGAGGAGCGAACCTTCTATTCAACTGATAATTCAAATTCTGGTCTCATCTCTTAGTTCACCTCTCATCATGAAGTTCGTAGGAGCAAAATTTTCTGCATCAACCAACTTCAATTTCTACCTATGTCCACTTCACCTCACCAACCCAGTCCAAttaaaaacccacaaaattacATGAGTACTCAtagggtttaattttttttttttttttttaaaacattcaaatttGTTATGAATTAGCCAACAAATAGAAATAGTTTgtccaaattttaaattttcaatggGGCCATGACCCCAATAAGCCAACTTGATATGTATATCaagtttatataaaatattttaaattttcacttttgtttttttaaacataattaTGTTTTAACCAACTTTTACTAAACAAGCTTTTAAGTTAAAATTACTTTCACACTCACTCTTAGTTGGATATCTATAGGTGTGGTTATGTTTTTCTTGGTGTATgatactgatttttttttttctccagctGTATTTTGTTTGTGTATTAAGAAAATTGAccactctctaaaaaaaaaaaataaataaataaataaaaatgaccacaaattttcatttcccattTATCTTTTTTGTAAAAGTCATATTTTGCGCTGATTGAGGAGACCTCTTGGACTTGGTGGTATGGTGGACACTGGACTGGCGTGGGGTAAAGTAAACGGCGACATGCAGCAATAATTAGAGCCTAGTTGGCTGATTTGGTGTAAAAGTGTGAATCAGCTTTTATAGGGCCAAGGCTGCTTTCCCttctaaatatatttttctttttattttggggcAGTTTGGTGACATTGTACTAGTAATactgtttgtattttttgaaaatatatgtgagtaaaaaaatgtgtaaaagtatgtgtaatattatttaaaaattgaaaaatattgctTAAAATCACATAACAAATGACCCCTTAATCTTTTataattgattctcaaaaaaaaaaaaaaaattatatatatatatatatatattttttttttcttcaatttattagttttattcAATCACAGTGGGACTAGGTTGTTCGTTATTGATATGAAATGACATTAGGAACAACATTAGCCTAGAGAGAACATGGAAGCTGAATACTATCGCAAACCACCAAGATCAAGTGAGGAAGAAGATGAGTTGGGACGTAGTGTGAAGAAGTTTAAGGAAAGTTCAGGAGCAAGATAGTTTTCCCCTCCCTGAGCCCTAGTCAGTTACAAAGATAGTCTAATTGGTGATATCCCAAGTGCTTGTGAGCAGGCTTTAAACCTTGATAATGTATGGGATGATGGAGAAGAGTCTGATACGGAAGTTGAACCACTGGTTGAAGGTATGGCAGAGATTAAGTTATCCAAAGAAACTAAGGCTCCTATTAGAGCACCATGGGCTAAGGCTTTGATAGTAAAAATGTTTGGTAGAACTGTGGGATTCAGCTATCTCACTTTCAATATCAATGCCTTATGGAGACCCACTGCTAAGATTGATTGTGTTAATCTAGGAAAAGACTATTTTCTGATTAAGTTCTATAGTTCTAATGATTATGATAAAGTTCTTAAAGGAGGTCCTTGGTTTGTTGGAGAGCATTTTTTGGCCATTAAGCCTTGGGAGCCTTATTTTAGAGCTTCTAGAGACAACCTAACTTCAGTTGCAGTTTGGGTGAGATTTTCGGAGCTTCCAATAGAGTTTTATGATTTGGAAGTGTTGAAGGAAATTGGTAGTGCTATAAGGCCTATTCTTAGAATAGATTCTTACAAGGCCATTGGTTCAAGGGGAAGCTACGCAAGACTTTGCATTCAGGTAGATTTTGATAAACCTTTAATAAAGTCGATTCGTATAGGGAGGATGGTCCAACAAGTGATGTATGAGGGAATTTCCTCattatgtttttgttgtggATGACTAGGGCACAAGCAAGAAAATTGCTGTTATTAGATAAAGCAGTAGGAAAGGAACAATAGTAGTCCATCGGAAAGCCGAGAGCATGAGAAAGTAGAGGAGCAATCTTCGAACCCAAACTATGGTCCTTGGATGTTAGTAACAAGGAGAGAGAACTTAGTCCGAAATGGACGAGCCAAGTTAGCTTTTAAAGAAAGTCAAGAGAATGATGTTAGCTCCAAGGGTAAAATAGTCTTTCAGGGGGttaatagagaagaaaagaaggctGATGTGATAGAGAAATCCCCAAAAGCAGATTTGCCTTATAGCAAACCGGGCCACTCACGTGTGAGACTTGATGTGTTTGATCAAAGAGTAGCCGTTGAGGAGCAGTGTCTTATGGATTCACGCCAAAAAGTCTCGGGAAGTGGCATGGAGATATTGCAATCCCAGAGTGAGGGCATGAGAAGTAATTTCACATCGGGCTCCAAaaccaaaagtaaaagaaatctAGGAATTAAGAGTGTAAAATCTCTTAAACGAAAACACCCCACAACAAACTCGAAAACTCCATCTCCCATTCTTTCTTAAACCAGTGAGCATGGAGGCCAATTTTCAGGGAATGAGCTCTCTTCCTTGGCCTGGGTGGGCGATTTGGTATCAAGGAAAACCTGTAAAAGTGACCGACGAGATCATTCTTCAGATCAGGGCAACATCGATGGACACTTTGGGGTAGTGCGAAGAGGGATTACGGAAGGCGTGGAAGCAAATATTTCCTATCACTCCTACAAGCATCAGAACAAGATTTCTACCACTAGACCATCCTGCGTGGGGTTAGACTCCTAACCCTTGATGGAATTTCATCACAGACATGCCGATTCTATCTTGGGAGGAGGCGGAGGAATTGAGCAAGTAAAGAAGGCCATCTGTTGTGCTCCACTTTGACGAATTCGGGTGGATAATCCAAGAAAGGAAGTTGGTGGATTTCAGGGGAATGGCGACAACCCACATGGGGAATCACCCAATGCTAAAGCTAATGCACATTCTAGCTCCTGTGAAGAGATGTGACATGCTAATCTATTGCAGAGAAGATGTAATGGGAATTTTGAAGTATATGATGGTCTGGAAATCGGAATGAAAGTATTCCAAGGACCTATTGAGGAGGATAGGATGGAGTATGGTGGAAGCAGCCACAATGAACCCTAGTCAAATTGAAGTATCTATTGGTCAGTTTGTCTAGATAAATATCCTAATGTGGAATTGCAAAGTTGCTCTGAACCCGGATTTTAAGAGGCGGATTTTTGAAATGGCTGTGAATCACTGCCCTTCGATCATGGTAATTACGAAGACTAGAGTAGGAGGAGTTAGAGCTGAGGGAATGATAAGTGGATTGCACTTTGATGGTTTTATCACTACTAATACAATTGGGTATGCTAGTGGATTGTGGATCCTGTGGAACAAAGAGGAGTAGGAGATTCATGCCACTATAAAGGTATGTGCTTCGAACCTTTCTTGGTTATTTTGAGCTATTTATGCGAGTCCTCATATTGCTAAAAGGCATATTTTGTGGCCTAATATTGAGGAAGTTGGGCACTTGCACACACTGCCTTGGCTTATGataggtgattttaatgaagTCTTTTGTGGTGAGGACAAATTTGGGGGTAACCAAGTCAATATTAATAGGGCTTTGGAGTTCAAAGCTGTTCTAGACTTTTGTAGTTTTGTGGATTTGGGGTTTGCTGGGCCCAAATATACTTGGACCAATAAGAGGCAGCTTGTGGATTTGATTTTGGAAAGGATAGACCGATGTTTTGCTAACCTGCTATGGAGAGTACTCTATCCAGAAGCAGTTGTAACCCATTTACCTAGAACATATTCAAATCAGCACCCGGTTCTAATTGAGTTATGCAAGCCCAATCCTGATAGGGCAAACAGATTGTTTTGCTTTCAAAGCATGTGGCTGTTACACCCAGATTTTTCTAGGGTGGTGAGAAAAGCTTGGTCTATAAGTCTGTGTAACTCGGTCTATAAGATTATATCCAAGATTATAGTTAACAGGATCAGACCCTTTATTGGCAAGTTGATTGCCCATGTTTAAACTGCATTTGTGCCTGGAAGGAAGGGTATTGACAACGTTTTGATTGCCCAAGAACTCTTCATTGCCTTAGATAGAAAGAAAGGCAAGGAAGGCTACATGGCCATCAAAGTAGACTTGGAGAAATCCTATGATCGTTTAGAGTGGAGCTTCATTTATAAAGTTCTTCAAACCTACCACTTTCCCCAAAATATAATCAAGGTGATTATGAGTTGTGTTACATCCACTAGGATCTCAATTTTGTTCAACGGAGGTGCCTTAGACCCTTTTACCCCTACAAGAGGGATTAGGCAAGGGGACCCGATGTCCCcatatttgtttatcttgtgCATGGAGTTCCTTGGGCATTTAATAGAACAAAAGTGTGTGGTTGGAGAATGGAAACCTTTAAAAGCCTCCTGGGAGAACATAGGTATTTCCCATTTGTTTTTTACAGACAACTTAATTTTGTTTGCAAAGGTGGAGGAGCAAGCTTGTGAGGCTAATTTAGAAGTTTTGAATAGATTTTGTGAGGAATCGGGACAGAAGGTGAGCCTTGAGAAATCGAGGATATATTTTTCACCAAATGTCCAAGAGGGAGTCAAAGAGGAGATCTGCACTAAATTGGGAATCCAAGCTACGAAAAATATTGGAAAATACCTTGGGTTTCCTATTAATCACAGAGGGGCAGCAAGGAATTGATTGAATTTTATTGCGGAGAGGGTGATGAACAAACTTGCAGGTTGGAAAGCAAAGTTTATGTCCTTTGCTAGGAGGTTTGTCCTAGTGAAATCGGTTATGTCTACAATACTGAACTATGTGATGCAAGGAGAGGCATTACTAATACACTTATGTGAGAATCTGGATAAAATTAACCGGGACTTCCTTTGGGGTTCAattagggaaaagaaaaagttgcatTTAGTTGGGTGGAATAAAATCATCCAACCAAAGGAAGAGGGTGGCCTTGGGATTCAAGTAGCAAGGGCAAAGAATGTTGCACTCCTTGCCAAGCTAAATTGGAGAATGAATCAGGAAAAGGAAGCACTTTGGGCCAAAGTCATCATGAACAAATATTGCTCCTTGGATAGGAGAAGATCTAGAGATCCTGATAAACTTCCAGCTTCTTTCAATTGGAAAGCTATAAAGGCTGGATTTCAAACCTTCGAAAATGGTTTTGGTTGGAGTGTGGGAGATGGAAGGAAAATTAAGGCTTGGTCAGATTGCTGGATTAGAGATGAGTCGCTTGGAGATTTGATTGCAAGGCCACTAACTCAACACGAGAGTGATCTGCTTCTCTTTGACTTACTCCTCGGTCAAGGGCAGGGGTGGAGATGGGAAATCCTATCCTTTGAACTGCCTCAAGATGTTAAAGA
It encodes the following:
- the LOC126732449 gene encoding protein DETOXIFICATION 27-like, with the translated sequence MPNSSAIEESKVPLLDDLCSTIQSNNNEDGHDCHDLVQRVWFESKKLWHIVGPAIFFRATNFSMILITQIFAGHLGDLELAAISLAYNVIIGFDFGLLLGMASALETLCGQAFGAQKHYMLGVYLQRSWIILFLCCVLILPLFLYTSPILKFMGQPSNVADLTGVVAMWVIPLHFCLGFLFPLQRFLQCQLKTGVIAWVSLVVLVVHVIISWLFVYVFKLGVIGTAATLSFSWWLLGLGLLFYTLFGGCPLTWNGFSIEAFSGLWEFTKLSAASGVMICLENWYYRILILITGSLNNAEIDLDALSICMSISSWQMMIPLSFFAGAGVRVANELGAGNGEGAKFATMVSVITSTVIGFVFWLVIMIFNDKIVLSFTSSEPVLEVVDKLKVLLAFTILLNSVQPVLSGVAVGSGWQSYVAYINLGCYYLIGLPLGYLFGWGFHQGVTGIWAGMIFGGAGVQTLILAAIVYRCDWKKEVKKVNMCAEKWEALGRN
- the LOC126689769 gene encoding uncharacterized protein LOC126689769: MEAEYYRKPPRSSEEEDELGRSVKKFKESSGALNLDNVWDDGEESDTEVEPLVEGMAEIKLSKETKAPIRAPWAKALIVKMFGRTVGFSYLTFNINALWRPTAKIDCVNLGKDYFLIKFYSSNDYDKVLKGGPWFVGEHFLAIKPWEPYFRASRDNLTSVAVWVRFSELPIEFYDLEVLKEIGSAIRPILRIDSYKAIGSRGSYARLCIQRRCNGNFEVYDGLEIGMKVFQGPIEEDRMEYGGSSHNEP